A single Cucumis melo cultivar AY chromosome 4, USDA_Cmelo_AY_1.0, whole genome shotgun sequence DNA region contains:
- the LOC103486773 gene encoding protein PHOTOPERIOD-INDEPENDENT EARLY FLOWERING 1 isoform X2, with amino-acid sequence MAFPKDNVFYDFTEEREDGDYDFTGGEDKDDETTLSEEEKLDKVDSNNGKDEILMLQNESEIPIEELLARYGKDHYNDYDSDFDTEDTSASSDDLTDSPSHEEIEPMGLDVSVDKNIEPGKSHSSASSPPEGKGSLKSFEVRENKDETFDAARSVQPPGNTFSTTTVRSKSPGLDSPSHEGIEPVRLDFCVDDNIDPSKSHSASSPPEMKGSFENSGERESEDRIFDAAAAARSAQPTGNTFSTTKVRTKFPFLLKHSLREYQHIGLDWLVTMYEKRLNGILADEMGLGKTIMTIALLAHLACEKGIWGPHLIVVPTSVMLNWETEFLKWCPAFKILTYFGSAKERKVKRQGWMKPNSFHVCITTYRLVIQDSKVFKRKKWKYLILDEAHLIKNWKSQRWQTLLNFNSKRRILLTGTPLQNDLMELWSLMHFLMPHIFQSHQEFKDWFCNPISGMVEGQEKVNKEVLDRLHNVLRPFILRRLKRDVEKQLPKKYEHVINCRLSRRQRQLYEDYIASSETQATLASGNFFSMINVIMQLRKVCNHPDLFEGRPIISSFDMAGIVMQLSSSVCSALSPGLFSRVDLKGLGFLFTHLDFSMTSWEGDEVRAIATPSSLIKGSTNVNKSEEIGSGFRYRKRLHGSSIFADIQNAIMEERVRQAMERAEAMAWWNSLRCDKKPIYSTSLRALVTIRHPVYDICHEKSDPSSYCYSSKISDIVLSPVERFQMMMGLVESFTFAIPAARAPAPLCWYSRSRSDVFLDPSYEQNCSRFLFPLLTPIRSAIIRRQVYFPDRRLIQFDCGKLQELAILLRKLKSEGHRALIFTQMTKMLDILEAFINLYGYTYMRLDGSTQPEERQTLMQRFNTNPKIFLFILSTRSGGVGINLVGADTVIFYDSDWNPAMDQQAQDRCHRIGQTREVHIYRLISESTIEENILKKANQKRALDNLVIQSGSYNTEFFQKLDPMELFSGHRSLAIKNMQKEKNHCTNANEVSVSNADVEAALKIVEDEADYMALKKVEEEEAVDNQEFTEEVIGRMEDDEFMNDDEMKLDEGGDQISGMIISNKDNEAIIHGANDLNEERAVIVASKEDDVDMLADVKQMAAAAAATGQTISSIDDQLRPIDRYAIRFLELWDPVHDKAAMESDVQFEETEWELDRLEKYKEEMEAEIDEDEEPLVYESWDAEFATEAYRQQVEILAQHQLMEDLEFEAKRKEAEEAENCDPTRNATHSELKPKAKKKSKKAKFKSLKKASLSSELKAVKKEASVEFLSTDDEDICSEDVLESLSSQSSLQKKRKRAELSLDSESGKSLKKKSKKLKKNIVDTFPQDHPNVPGVQYDEAMEVKPRENGVDLEHKVVGRNRMGGKISITSMPVKRVLMIKPEKLKKGNIWSRDCVPSPDFWLPQEDAILCAMVHEYGTHWSMISSTLYSMTAGGFYRGRYRHPVHCCERYRELVQRYVISAPDNPNSEKMTNASSGKALLKITEENIRVLLDLAAEQPDREYLLQKHFTALLSTVWKARIRGNRLDSSLSWNGFYSGARYFSTGNHMTRYFGRETTGKLKFGNTGHNFKLLAAALNDVCSTRMDDKKSQSYHGERASVTTDQLELTLEFQGENDLIVPFPSSVDLIVSDSVYLPLVNLDTCESSGARKRTRVAEMRFRDAARACKEDFHGWASSVFPINDLKSRSASKSQSLGKHKLGVADSSKFAKSKHRKTGPDNGESSHHLITDHQMPSLVQEDNHNLYSLSSPILTDYSFPFGMDEYPFPHEEPGSLEMIPHDYIPGLISGLDIPKEI; translated from the exons GAAGATGGTGACTATGATTTTACTGGTGGAGAAGATAAG GATGATGAAACAACTTTATCTGAGGAGGAGAAACTGGACAAAGTGGATTCAAATAATGGCAAGGATGAG ATTTTAATGCTACAGAATGAGAGTGAAATACCTATAGAAGAACTGCTTGCAAGGTATGGAAAG GATCACTACAACGATTACGATTCAGATTTTGACACTGAAGATACTTCTGCTAGTTCAGACGACCTTACGGATTCTCCATCTCATGAAGAAATTGAGCCAATGGGCCTTGATGTCTCTGTGGACAAAAATATTGAGCCCGGTAAATCTCATTCTTCTGCAAGTTCACCTCCAGAGGGGAAAGGATCCTtaaaaagttttgaagtaagggAGAATAAGGATGAAACTTTTGATGCAGCAAGATCTGTACAACCGCCTGGGAACACATTCTCCACAACTACAGTGCGTTCAAAGTCTCCTGGCCTGGATTCTCCATCTCATGAAGGAATTGAGCCAGTGCGCCTTGATTTCTGTGTGGACGATAACATTGACCCCAGTAAATCTCACTCTGCAAGCTCACCTCCTGAAATGAAAGGATCCTTCGAAAATTCTGGAGAAAGGGAGAGTGAGGACAGAATTTTCGATGCTGCAGCTGCAGCAAGATCTGCACAACCAACTGGGAACACATTCTCCACAACTAAAGTGCGAACAAAATTCCCTTTCCTTCTTAAGCATTCCTTGCGTGAATATCAACATATTGGCTTGGATTGGCTTGTGACAATGTATGAGAAAAGACTAAATGGGATTCTTGCTGATGAGATGGGGCTTGGGAAGACAATCATGACCATTGCTTTGCTTGCTCATCTTGCTTGTGAAAAGGGAATATGGGGTCCCCATCTTATCGTGGTCCCAACAAGTGTCATGCTTAATTGGGAGACTGAGTTTCTCAAATGGTGTCCtgcttttaaaattttaacttaCTTTGGAAGCGCAAAAGAGCGAAAGGTTAAGAGGCAAGGGTGGATGAAACCAAACTCATTTCATGTATGCATAACCACTTATAGGTTGGTTATCCAAGATTCTAAAGTTTTCAAACGCAAAAAGTGGAAGTATCTAATACTAGATGAAGCTCATCTAATTAAAAACTGGAAGTCACAAAGATGGCAAACTCTTTTGAATTTCAATTCCAAACGACGAATTTTATTAACTGGTACCCCCCTTCAAAATGACCTGATGGAGCTCTGGTCCTTGATGCACTTTTTGATGCCCCATATTTTTCAATCTCATCAGGAATTCAAGGATTGGTTTTGCAATCCAATTTCTGGAATGGTAGAGGGGCAAGAAAAAGTGAATAAGGAAGTTCTTGATCGCCTGCACAATGTTCTGCGCCCCTTTATACTCCGTCGACTGAAAAGAGATGTAGAGAAGCAGCTACCAAAGAAATATGAGCATGTCATAAACTGTAGATTGTCACGAAGGCAACGTCAATTATATGAGGACTATATTGCTAGTTCAGAAACACAAGCTACTCTTGCCAGTGGCAATTTCTTTAGTATGATTAATGTTATCATGCAACTTAGAAAAGTTTGTAATCATCCTGATTTGTTTGAGGGTCGTCCAATTATCAGTTCTTTTGATATGGCGGGTATAGTCATGCAGTTGAGTTCATCTGTATGTTCCGCACTATCACCTGGCCTGTTTTCTAGAGTTGACCTTAAGGGTTTAGGATTTTTATTCACTCATCTTGACTTTAGCATGACTTCATGGGAGGGAGATGAAGTGAGAGCTATTGCTACTCCATCAAGTTTAATTAAGGGTTCTACCAATGTGAATAAATCTGAGGAAATTGGATCTGGATTTAGATATCGGAAGAGATTGCATGGATCAAGTATTTTTGCAGACATTCAAAACGCAATTATGGAGGAAAGAGTAAGGCAGGCAATGGAACGAGCAGAAGCTATGGCATGGTGGAATTCCTTGAGATGTGACAAAAAGCCAATTTATTCCACATCCCTTAGGGCGTTGGTGACAATTAGGCATCCGGTTTATGACATATGCCATGAGAAGTCGGACCCCTCATCCTATTGTTATTCCTCAAAAATTTCCGACATTGTCCTTTCACCAGTGGAACGTTTCCAGATGATGATGGGCCTAGTTGAAAGCTTCACCTTTGCAATTCCAGCAGCAAGGGCCCCAGCACCTCTGTGCTGGTATAGTAGAAGCCGTTCTGATGTGTTTCTGGATCCATCTTATGAGCAAAACTGCTCTCGATTCCTGTTTCCCCTTTTAACTCCAATCAGGTCTGCAATTATTCGGAGACAAGTGTATTTCCCAGACAGAAGGCTAATACAATTTGACTGTGGCAAATTGCAGGAACTTGCTATTCTACTTAGGAAACTAAAATCTGAAGGTCACCGAGCATTAATATTCACTCAAATGACAAAAATGCTCGATATCTTGGAGGCTTTCATCAATCTGTATGGTTATACTTACATGCGTCTGGATGGATCCACTCAGCCTGAAGAGAGACAGACATTAATGCAACGATTCAACACCAACCCTaaaattttccttttcattttatcGACTCGAAGTGGGGGTGTAGGTATCAATCTTGTTGGTGCAGACACTGTTATCTTTTACGACAGCGATTGGAACCCTGCTATGGATCAACAAGCTCAAGATCGCTGTCACCGCATAGGACAAACAAGGGAAGTTCATATATATCGTCTGATTAGTGAAAGCACCATTGAAGagaatattttaaagaaggcaaaTCAGAAGCGTGCTCTTGATAATCTTGTCATTCAAAGTGGTAGTTATAACACTGAATTTTTCCAGAAGCTTGATCCTATGGAGTTGTTCTCCGGTCACAGGTCTCTTGCCATTAAAAatatgcaaaaagaaaaaaatcattgcACCAATGCGAATGAGGTTTCTGTATCTAATGCAGATGTGGAGGCTGCTTTAAAGATTGTAGAAGATGAAGCTGATTATATGGCATTAAAgaaagttgaagaagaagaagctgtGGATAATCAGGAATTTACAGAAGAAGTGATTGGGAGGATGGAAGATGATGAGTTTATGAATGATGATGAAATGAAGCTTGATGAAGGTGGGGATCAAATTAGTGGCATGATTATATCAAACAAAGATAATGAGGCAATAATACACGGAGCTAATGATCTTAATGAAGAGAGAGCTGTAATTGTAGCTAGCAAAGAAGATGATGTTGACATGCTGGCAGATGTCAAGCAAATGGCGGCTGCAGCTGCTGCAACTGGACAAACTATCTCGTCCATTGATGACCAACTACGACCAATTGATCGGTATGCAATACGTTTTCTGGAACTGTGGGACCCTGTACATGATAAAGCGGCTATGGAGTCTGATGTCCAGTTTGAAGAAACAGAATGGGAACTGGATCGTCTTGAGAAGTATAAAGAGGAGATGGAAGCTGAGATTGATGAAGACGAGGAACCTCTTGTATATGAAA GCTGGGATGCTGAATTTGCAACTGAAGCATATAGACAGCAAGTTGAGATCTTGGCACAACATCAG TTGATGGAGGATTTGGAATTTGAAGCTAAGCGGAAAGAAGCAGAGGAGGCTGAAAATTGTGATCCTACAAG GAATGCAACACATAGTGAACTAAAACCAAAGGctaaaaagaaatcaaagaaagCCAAGTTCAAATCTCTGAAAAAGGCCTCCCTTTCTTCCGAGCTGAAAGCAGTGAAAAAAGAAGCATCAGTGGAATTCTTGTCTACAGACGATGAAGATATATGTAGTGAAGATGTTCTTGAATCTCTATCATCCCAATCAAGCTTGCAGAAAAAACGCAAAAGGGCTGAGCTTAGTCTGGACAGCGAGTCAGGCAAGTCCCTGAAGAAGAAAtctaaaaaattgaagaaaaatattgTGGATACTTTCCCACAAGATCATCCTAATGTGCCAGGTGTGCAATATGATGAAGCTATGGAAGTAAAACCACGGGAGAATGGTGTTGATCTTGAACATAAAGTAGTTGGCCGTAATAGAATGGGAGGGAAAATATCTATTACTTCCATGCCAGTTAAGCGAGTTTTGATGATAAAACCAGAGAAACttaaaaaagggaatatttgGTCAAGGGATTGTGTTCCTTCCCCTGACTTTTGGTTGCCACAGGAGGATGCAATACTGTGTGCAATGGTACATGAATATGGTACACATTGGAGCATGATTAGTTCAACTTTATACAGTATGACTGCTGGTGGGTTTTATAGAGGGAGATACCGTCATCCTGTTCATTGCTGTGAAAGGTATAGGGAACTCGTACAAAGGTATGTTATATCTGCTCCAGATAATCCAAATAGTGAGAAGATGACAAATGCTAGCTCTGGGAAAGCTCTTCTCAAAATCACGGAG GAAAATATTCGAGTACTGTTAGACTTAGCTGCTGAGCAGCCTGATAGAGAGTACTTACTTCAGAAGCACTTCACTGCCCTGCTCTCAACTGTGTGGAAGGCTAGAATACGTGGCAACCGTTTAGATTCTTCGCTTTCTTGGAATGGTTTCTATTCTGGTGCAAGGTATTTTTCAACTGGTAACCACATGACTCGGTATTTTGGGAGGGAAACAACAGGTAAATTGAAATTTGGCAACACAGGACACAACTTCAAGTTACTAGCTGCTGCACTTAATGATGTTTGTTCTACAAGGATGGATGATAAGAAGTCCCAATCCTATCATGGGGAACGGGCATCAGTCACTACAGATCAGTTGGAGTTAACACTTGAGTTCCAGGGAGAGAATGATCTTATCGTGCCATTTCCATCTTCGGTTGACTTAATAGTATCTGATTCAGTTTACTTGCCCTTGGTCAACCTGGATACATGTGAATCTTCTGGCGCTCGAAAGCGGACAAGAGTTGCAGAGATGCGTTTCAG GGATGCTGCTAGAGCTTGCAAAGAAGATTTCCACGGATGGGCTTCCTCTGTTTTCCCGATAAACGATCTCAAATCTCGCTCTGCTTCAAAATCACAGTCGCTGGGAAAGCATAAGCTTGGAGTTGCTGACTCTTCTAAATTTGCAAAATCCAAGCATAGGAAGACGGGACCGGACAATGGAGAAAGTTCCCACCACCTGATTACTGACCATCAGATGCCATCACTTGTCCAGGAAGATAACCATAACTTATATTCCCTCAGTTCACCAATTCTTACAGATTATTCATTTCCATTTGGCATGGATGAGTATCCATTCCCACATGAAGAGCCAGGGAGTCTAGAGATGATTCCTCATGATTATATCCCAGGATTGATTTCAGGTCTCGACAtacccaaagaaatttga